One region of Streptomyces rishiriensis genomic DNA includes:
- the mmpA gene encoding morphogenic membrane protein MmpA, whose amino-acid sequence MTTHRAPKPLADPDRPVERAVNAALILGALAGVGWIVGMIYTLVRWPV is encoded by the coding sequence ATGACCACGCACCGTGCCCCGAAGCCCCTCGCCGACCCCGACCGGCCCGTCGAGCGTGCCGTGAACGCCGCGCTGATCCTCGGCGCCCTGGCGGGTGTCGGCTGGATCGTCGGCATGATCTACACGCTGGTGCGGTGGCCGGTCTGA
- a CDS encoding acyl-ACP desaturase, which yields MSITTPHLGSPAVWTDAKLLYALEEVVEQELNRHLKVTKDWMPHEYVPWSDGRNFPGLFEDGEAWEKGQSKVTEIGRIALVVNLLTEDNLPSYHHEIASLFGRDGAWGTWVHRWTAEEGRHGIVMRDYLLASRAVDPDKLEQFRMAHMSEGFESDNRHSMLHSVAYVAFQELATRVSHRNTGHQSGDPVCDRMLARIATDENLHMVFYRNLLKAAFELAPDLTMQAVRDVLVNFRMPGHGMPGFERFAAQMAIGEVYNLRIHHDDVIQPVLRFLKVMEVDGLGPEGQKAQEEIGLYMGGLDSEASKFDEKLATRKARMAARAAG from the coding sequence GTGTCGATCACCACCCCTCACCTCGGCAGCCCCGCCGTCTGGACCGACGCCAAGCTGCTGTACGCGCTCGAGGAAGTGGTCGAGCAGGAACTCAACCGGCACCTGAAGGTGACCAAGGACTGGATGCCCCACGAGTACGTGCCGTGGAGCGACGGCCGCAACTTCCCCGGCCTCTTCGAGGACGGCGAGGCCTGGGAGAAGGGCCAGTCCAAGGTCACCGAGATCGGCCGGATCGCGCTCGTCGTGAACCTGCTCACCGAGGACAACCTGCCCAGCTACCACCACGAGATCGCCTCGCTCTTCGGCCGGGACGGCGCCTGGGGCACCTGGGTGCACCGCTGGACGGCCGAGGAGGGCCGGCACGGCATCGTGATGCGCGACTACCTGCTCGCCTCGCGCGCGGTGGACCCGGACAAGCTGGAGCAGTTCCGGATGGCCCACATGAGCGAGGGCTTCGAGTCGGACAACCGGCATTCGATGCTGCACTCGGTCGCCTACGTCGCCTTCCAGGAGCTGGCGACCCGCGTCTCGCACCGCAACACCGGCCACCAGTCCGGCGACCCGGTCTGCGACCGCATGCTGGCGCGCATCGCGACCGACGAGAACCTCCACATGGTCTTCTACCGCAACCTCCTGAAGGCCGCCTTCGAGCTGGCCCCCGACCTCACCATGCAGGCCGTGCGGGACGTCCTCGTCAACTTCCGCATGCCCGGCCACGGCATGCCCGGCTTCGAGCGCTTCGCCGCGCAGATGGCGATCGGCGAGGTCTACAACCTGCGCATCCACCACGACGACGTCATCCAGCCCGTGCTGCGCTTCCTGAAGGTCATGGAGGTCGACGGCCTCGGCCCCGAGGGCCAGAAGGCGCAGGAGGAGATCGGCCTGTACATGGGCGGCCTCGACTCGGAGGCCTCGAAGTTCGACGAGAAGCTGGCGACGCGCAAGGCCCGGATGGCGGCGCGGGCGGCCGGCTGA
- a CDS encoding ribonuclease inhibitor, translating to MSEETAAGPGPAGFAGVPHVAPRPLADLAPLLDWLRAGRPAGERLDFASGTALPDGRLDLCKQGLGAEGAALVAEALAAGPSPVRHLLLGTDALGDEGAATVAGTDAPVETLYLGCNGITAGGACRIADQLRASPQVVTGVWLKRNPLGRGGGRAGAELVESARALRTLDLVQTGLDAAGVTVLADALLAAADDGRRVERLFVGGNPLGEAGAEALAAVVAAGAIGELYVSAARLGDVGTLRLAGALERAPYGRLTRLSVASNGVGPSPAARLVGAATVAGVTLLDLGRVRAAAVLGAADNRLDLTAAETIGRTLAAGEHRLAHLVLRHTGLRSREAHRILDHAPRAASATRFVLGQGVAATVRRRLAALSAQVPAPAVPPDVAAVRSVHRTAAPEASAED from the coding sequence GTGAGTGAGGAGACCGCGGCGGGACCGGGACCGGCCGGGTTCGCCGGAGTGCCCCACGTGGCGCCCCGCCCCCTCGCCGATCTCGCCCCGCTGCTCGACTGGCTGCGGGCCGGACGTCCGGCGGGCGAGCGGCTGGACTTCGCGTCGGGCACCGCGCTGCCCGACGGACGGCTCGACCTGTGCAAGCAGGGCCTGGGGGCCGAGGGCGCGGCCCTGGTCGCCGAGGCGCTGGCCGCCGGGCCCTCGCCCGTACGGCATCTGCTCCTCGGCACCGACGCCCTCGGAGACGAAGGCGCCGCGACCGTCGCCGGTACGGATGCTCCGGTCGAGACGCTCTACCTCGGCTGCAACGGCATCACCGCGGGCGGCGCCTGCCGTATCGCCGACCAGCTGCGCGCCTCGCCCCAGGTGGTCACGGGGGTGTGGCTCAAACGCAACCCGCTGGGCCGCGGCGGAGGCCGGGCGGGAGCCGAACTCGTCGAATCCGCCCGGGCGTTGCGCACCCTCGACCTGGTGCAGACCGGACTCGACGCGGCGGGCGTCACCGTACTCGCCGACGCGCTGCTGGCCGCCGCCGACGACGGGCGGCGGGTCGAGCGGCTGTTCGTCGGCGGCAACCCGCTGGGGGAGGCGGGCGCGGAGGCGCTCGCGGCCGTGGTCGCCGCCGGGGCGATCGGCGAACTCTACGTCTCCGCCGCCCGGTTGGGTGACGTCGGCACGCTCCGGCTCGCCGGCGCCCTCGAACGGGCGCCGTACGGACGGCTCACCCGGCTGTCGGTGGCCAGCAACGGCGTCGGACCCTCCCCGGCCGCCCGCCTGGTCGGCGCGGCCACCGTCGCCGGTGTCACCCTGCTGGACCTCGGCCGGGTCCGGGCGGCGGCCGTGCTCGGAGCGGCGGACAACCGGCTGGACCTGACGGCCGCCGAGACCATCGGGCGGACGCTGGCGGCCGGTGAGCACCGCCTCGCCCACCTCGTCCTGCGCCACACGGGCCTGCGCAGCCGCGAGGCCCACCGCATCCTCGATCACGCGCCCCGCGCGGCCAGCGCCACCCGCTTCGTCCTCGGGCAGGGTGTCGCCGCCACCGTCAGACGCCGCCTGGCGGCCCTCAGCGCCCAGGTCCCGGCCCCGGCCGTGCCGCCCGACGTGGCGGCCGTACGCAGCGTGCACCGCACGGCGGCCCCGGAGGCGTCCGCGGAGGACTGA
- a CDS encoding ABC-F family ATP-binding cassette domain-containing protein, producing MTHSITCTSLAFSWPDGTPVFDGLDVSFGPGRTGLVGVNGSGKSTLLKLIAGELAPADGAVRLAGEVGHLPQNVTLDTTLKVDAALGIAAQRAALHAIEAGDPSERHFETVGDDWDVEERALATLGELGLGHIDLDRAIGEVSGGESVLLRLAALLLRRPDVLLLDEPTNNLDLYARRRLYAAVTSWPGVLVVVSHDRELLDLVDQIADLRAGEVTWYGGNFSAYEEALATEQEAAERMVRVAEADLRKQKRELTDAQVKLARRKRYGQKMWDSKREPKIVMGARKRAAQESAGKHRIMHEEKLAEAKDRLDDAVEAVRDDDEIRVDLPHTAVPPGREVLLLQDLRLAYGARVDGGLDLRGPERVALVGRNGSGKTTLLRTIAGELTPEAGEAHAHVPLRFLPQRLDILDGERTVAENVARFAPGATNNRIRARLARFLFRGGRADQKASTLSGGERFRASLAALMLAEPAPQLLMLDEPTNNLDMASVRQLTTALESYEGALIVASHDLPFLESIGITRWLLLDGRLRETTAEELADPA from the coding sequence GTGACTCACTCCATCACCTGTACCTCCCTCGCCTTCTCCTGGCCCGACGGCACCCCCGTCTTCGACGGGCTCGACGTCTCCTTCGGCCCCGGCCGGACCGGACTGGTCGGCGTCAACGGCTCCGGCAAGTCGACCCTGCTGAAGCTCATCGCCGGAGAACTCGCCCCCGCCGACGGCGCGGTGCGCCTCGCCGGCGAGGTCGGACACCTCCCGCAGAACGTCACCCTCGACACCACGCTGAAGGTCGACGCGGCGCTCGGCATCGCCGCGCAGCGGGCCGCACTGCACGCCATCGAGGCCGGCGACCCCTCCGAGCGGCACTTCGAGACCGTCGGCGACGACTGGGACGTCGAGGAGCGCGCGCTGGCCACCCTCGGCGAGCTCGGGCTCGGCCACATCGACCTCGACCGCGCCATCGGCGAGGTGTCGGGCGGCGAGTCGGTCCTGCTGCGGCTGGCGGCGCTGCTGCTGCGCCGACCGGACGTCCTGCTGCTCGACGAGCCGACCAACAACCTCGACCTGTACGCCCGGCGACGGCTGTACGCGGCGGTCACGTCCTGGCCGGGCGTCCTGGTCGTGGTCAGCCACGACCGGGAACTGCTCGACCTCGTCGACCAGATCGCCGACCTGCGCGCCGGGGAGGTCACCTGGTACGGCGGCAACTTCTCCGCCTACGAGGAGGCCCTGGCCACCGAGCAGGAGGCCGCCGAGCGCATGGTGCGCGTCGCGGAGGCCGATCTGCGCAAGCAGAAGCGCGAGCTGACCGACGCCCAGGTGAAACTGGCCCGCCGCAAGCGGTACGGGCAGAAGATGTGGGACAGCAAACGCGAGCCGAAGATCGTCATGGGCGCGCGCAAGCGCGCGGCGCAGGAGTCGGCGGGCAAGCACCGGATCATGCACGAGGAGAAGCTCGCCGAGGCCAAGGACCGGCTCGACGACGCGGTGGAGGCCGTACGCGACGACGACGAGATCCGCGTCGATCTGCCGCACACGGCCGTGCCACCGGGGCGGGAGGTGCTGCTGCTGCAGGACCTCCGGCTCGCGTACGGCGCGCGCGTGGACGGTGGTCTCGACCTGCGCGGTCCCGAGCGGGTCGCCCTCGTCGGCCGCAACGGCTCGGGCAAGACGACGCTGCTGCGCACCATCGCGGGTGAGCTGACGCCGGAGGCGGGCGAGGCGCACGCGCACGTGCCGCTGCGTTTCCTGCCCCAGCGCCTCGACATCCTCGACGGCGAGCGCACGGTCGCCGAGAACGTGGCCCGGTTCGCGCCCGGCGCCACCAACAACCGGATCCGGGCCCGGCTGGCCCGGTTCCTCTTCCGCGGCGGCCGTGCCGACCAGAAGGCCTCGACGCTGTCCGGCGGGGAACGCTTCCGGGCGAGCCTGGCGGCGCTGATGCTGGCCGAGCCGGCCCCCCAGCTGCTCATGCTGGACGAGCCGACCAACAACCTCGACATGGCGAGCGTGCGCCAGCTGACCACCGCCCTGGAGTCCTACGAGGGCGCGCTGATCGTGGCCAGCCACGACCTGCCGTTCCTGGAGTCCATCGGCATCACCCGGTGGCTGCTGCTGGACGGGCGGCTGCGCGAGACGACGGCGGAGGAACTGGCGGATCCGGCGTAG
- the ddaH gene encoding dimethylargininase: MPSKKALIRRPSPRLAEGLVTHVEREKVDVELALEQWEAYAEALRAHGWETVEVDPADDCPDSVFVEDTVVMYKNVALIARSGAESRRDETLGVEEAVARLGCSVNWIWEPGTLDGGDVLKVGDTIYVGRGGRTNAVGVQQVRAAFEPLGARVVAVPVSKVLHLKSAVTALPDGTVIGHIPKVDRPSLFPRFLSVPEEAGSHVVLLGGPKVLLSAAAPQTADLLADLGHEPVVVDIGEFEKLEGCVTCLSVRLRELYA, from the coding sequence GTGCCCAGCAAGAAGGCCCTCATCCGCCGCCCCAGCCCGCGCCTCGCCGAAGGCCTGGTGACGCACGTCGAGCGGGAGAAGGTCGACGTGGAGCTCGCCCTGGAGCAGTGGGAGGCGTACGCCGAGGCCCTGCGGGCGCACGGCTGGGAGACCGTCGAGGTCGACCCGGCCGACGACTGCCCCGACTCCGTGTTCGTCGAGGACACGGTGGTGATGTACAAGAACGTCGCCCTGATCGCGCGCTCCGGCGCCGAGTCCCGGCGCGACGAGACCCTGGGCGTCGAGGAGGCCGTGGCCCGCCTGGGCTGCTCGGTGAACTGGATCTGGGAGCCGGGCACCCTGGACGGCGGTGACGTGCTCAAGGTCGGCGACACGATCTACGTCGGCCGGGGCGGCCGTACCAACGCGGTCGGCGTCCAGCAGGTGCGCGCCGCCTTCGAACCGCTGGGCGCGCGGGTCGTGGCCGTGCCGGTGAGCAAGGTGCTGCACCTGAAGTCGGCCGTCACGGCGCTGCCCGACGGCACGGTGATCGGTCACATCCCCAAGGTGGACCGGCCGTCGCTGTTCCCGCGCTTCCTGTCGGTGCCCGAGGAGGCCGGCTCGCACGTGGTGCTGCTCGGCGGCCCGAAGGTGCTCCTCTCGGCCGCCGCGCCGCAGACGGCGGACCTGCTCGCCGATCTCGGTCACGAACCCGTCGTCGTGGACATCGGCGAATTCGAGAAACTCGAGGGATGTGTGACATGCCTCTCGGTGCGACTGCGTGAGTTGTACGCCTGA
- a CDS encoding endonuclease V, with protein MTTVDIPAGWPATEEAARAVQDELRVRVVTDQVGPPPGTGCVTGVDVAYDDERDVVAAAAVVLDAASLEVVAEATAVGRISFPYVPGLLAFREIPTVLAALDALSRPPGLVVCDGYGLAHPRRFGLASHLGVLTGLPTIGVAKNPFTFAYDDPDAPRGSASPLLAGDEEVGRALRTRAGVKPVFVSVGHRVTLDDACAHTLALTPRFRLPETTRRADSLCRRALQEATACH; from the coding sequence ATGACGACCGTAGACATTCCGGCGGGCTGGCCCGCGACCGAGGAAGCGGCCCGCGCCGTCCAGGACGAGCTGCGGGTCCGGGTGGTGACCGACCAGGTGGGGCCGCCGCCCGGGACGGGCTGCGTGACGGGCGTCGACGTCGCCTACGACGACGAGCGGGACGTGGTCGCGGCGGCGGCCGTCGTGCTGGACGCGGCGAGCCTGGAAGTCGTCGCCGAGGCCACCGCCGTGGGGCGGATCTCCTTCCCGTACGTGCCCGGGCTGCTCGCCTTCCGCGAGATCCCCACCGTGCTCGCCGCCCTGGACGCGCTGTCCCGGCCGCCCGGCCTCGTCGTCTGCGACGGCTACGGGCTGGCCCACCCGCGTCGGTTCGGTCTCGCCAGCCACCTGGGCGTCCTCACGGGCCTGCCCACGATCGGCGTCGCCAAGAACCCGTTCACCTTCGCCTACGACGACCCCGACGCCCCGCGTGGCTCGGCGTCCCCGCTGCTGGCGGGGGACGAGGAGGTGGGGCGGGCGCTGCGCACCCGGGCCGGGGTGAAGCCGGTCTTCGTGTCCGTCGGCCACCGTGTCACCCTGGACGACGCCTGCGCCCACACGCTCGCCCTCACCCCTCGCTTCCGCCTTCCGGAAACGACCCGGAGGGCGGACTCACTGTGCCGGCGCGCCCTCCAGGAGGCGACCGCCTGCCACTGA
- a CDS encoding plasmid stabilization protein has translation MPRGSSPKRERQYEHIKESAQDRGESAGRAKEIAARTVNKERARSGESKTASRTSTQDMSSGKRGGQRSGKGSQGPTYDQLYEEAKRRGVKGRSDMNKSQLQRALGGKS, from the coding sequence ATGCCACGCGGTTCCAGCCCCAAGCGGGAGCGCCAGTACGAGCACATCAAGGAGAGCGCGCAGGACCGGGGTGAGAGCGCCGGACGCGCGAAGGAGATCGCCGCCCGTACGGTCAACAAGGAACGCGCCCGGTCCGGCGAGTCCAAGACCGCCAGCCGCACCTCCACCCAGGACATGTCGTCCGGCAAACGGGGCGGCCAGCGCTCCGGCAAGGGCTCGCAGGGGCCCACGTACGACCAGCTCTACGAGGAGGCCAAGCGGCGGGGCGTCAAGGGCCGTTCGGACATGAACAAGAGCCAGCTCCAGCGTGCGCTCGGCGGCAAGAGCTGA
- a CDS encoding WD40/YVTN/BNR-like repeat-containing protein — protein MRRLGKTRRTVRTARASGRVVAAACGAALALLTALPAEAHGRGPGAPHWDLKDTGTTAVRFRGLAAVDRHTAWVSGTEGTVLRTTDGGESWRDVSPPGAADLQFRDIEAFDARRAVVLAIGEGEASRVYRTEDGGTTWTESFRNTDTHAFYDCLTFFDRRHGLAMSDPVDGRFRILSTADGGRSWKVLPNDGMPAALDGEAGFAASGQCLVASGAKDVWLATGGAARARVLHSSDRGLTWTAADTPVPAGDPARGVFAVAFRDRTHGLAVGGDYRADKPSPRAAAATGDAGRTWRPAATPPPAYRSGVAWLPHSRSAALAVGPTGTDLTTDAGRTWRTLDTGSYDTVDCTPDLGCWAAGEQGRVARLES, from the coding sequence ATGAGGCGCTTGGGGAAGACGCGACGCACGGTCCGGACAGCACGCGCGAGCGGCCGGGTGGTGGCGGCGGCCTGCGGGGCGGCGCTGGCCCTGCTGACCGCTCTGCCCGCCGAGGCGCACGGCCGGGGGCCCGGGGCGCCGCACTGGGACCTCAAGGACACCGGCACGACCGCCGTACGGTTCCGGGGCCTCGCCGCGGTCGACCGGCACACCGCCTGGGTGTCCGGCACCGAGGGCACCGTCCTGCGCACCACCGACGGCGGCGAGAGCTGGCGGGACGTCTCGCCGCCCGGCGCCGCCGACCTCCAGTTCCGGGACATCGAGGCGTTCGACGCGCGCCGCGCCGTGGTGCTCGCCATCGGCGAGGGCGAGGCCTCCCGCGTGTACCGCACCGAGGACGGCGGCACGACCTGGACGGAGTCCTTCCGCAACACCGACACGCACGCCTTCTACGACTGCCTGACCTTCTTCGACCGCCGTCACGGCCTCGCCATGAGCGACCCGGTGGACGGCAGGTTCCGCATCCTGTCGACCGCTGACGGCGGCCGCTCCTGGAAGGTGCTGCCGAACGACGGCATGCCGGCCGCCCTGGACGGCGAGGCGGGCTTCGCGGCCAGTGGGCAGTGCCTGGTCGCCTCCGGGGCGAAGGACGTCTGGCTGGCCACCGGCGGAGCGGCACGCGCGCGTGTGCTGCACTCCTCCGACCGCGGACTGACGTGGACGGCCGCCGACACCCCTGTTCCCGCGGGGGACCCCGCGCGCGGGGTCTTCGCCGTGGCCTTCCGCGATCGCACCCACGGCCTCGCCGTCGGCGGCGACTACCGCGCCGACAAGCCCTCCCCGCGTGCGGCCGCCGCGACCGGCGACGCGGGCCGCACCTGGCGGCCGGCCGCCACGCCGCCGCCCGCCTACCGCTCCGGCGTCGCCTGGCTCCCGCACAGCCGCTCCGCCGCCCTCGCCGTCGGCCCCACCGGCACCGACCTGACCACCGACGCGGGCCGCACCTGGCGCACCCTCGACACGGGCTCCTACGACACCGTGGACTGCACCCCCGACCTCGGCTGCTGGGCCGCCGGCGAACAAGGGCGGGTGGCACGCCTGGAGAGCTGA
- a CDS encoding saccharopine dehydrogenase family protein yields MSRLKRSDRPYDIVLFGATGFVGTLTAEYLAAHAPADLRWAVAGRDGKRLERLRERLGGEVGVVRADVSDPASLRALAEHARVVATTVGPYVSYGEELVAACADTGADYLDLTGEPEFVDLMYVRHDARARETGARLLHACGFDSVPHDLGAYFTVRQLPEGVPLTVDGFVSVDAAFSGGTFASALGQFARGRQLLAAARERGRHEPRLVGRRAAAPVGAPRFAPEVGAWALPLPTIDPQIVLRSARALPRYGPDFRYRHYAAVRRLPVAVGGVAAVGTLAAAAQFPPARRWLSDRLRPGEGPSAQKRARSWFSVRFVGEGGGRRVYTEVAGGDPGYDETAKMFAEAALALACDDLPPTAGQVTTAVAMGEALTGRLTRAGVRFRVAARR; encoded by the coding sequence ATGAGCAGGCTGAAAAGGTCCGACCGTCCGTACGACATCGTGCTTTTCGGGGCCACCGGTTTCGTGGGAACGCTCACCGCCGAGTACCTCGCCGCCCACGCGCCCGCCGATCTGCGCTGGGCGGTCGCCGGCCGGGACGGCAAGCGGCTGGAGCGGTTGCGCGAGCGGCTCGGCGGGGAGGTGGGGGTGGTGCGGGCCGACGTCTCGGACCCGGCCTCCCTGCGCGCCCTCGCCGAGCACGCGCGCGTGGTGGCCACGACGGTTGGTCCGTACGTGTCGTACGGCGAGGAACTGGTGGCGGCCTGCGCGGACACCGGCGCCGACTATCTCGACCTCACCGGCGAGCCGGAGTTCGTGGACCTGATGTACGTACGGCACGACGCACGCGCGCGTGAGACGGGCGCCCGGCTGCTCCACGCCTGCGGCTTCGACTCCGTCCCGCACGACCTCGGCGCGTACTTCACCGTCCGGCAGCTTCCGGAGGGCGTGCCCCTGACCGTCGACGGCTTCGTGTCGGTGGACGCGGCCTTCTCGGGCGGCACCTTCGCCTCCGCGCTGGGACAGTTCGCGCGCGGACGGCAGTTGCTGGCCGCCGCACGGGAGCGCGGCCGCCACGAACCCCGCTTGGTGGGCCGCCGGGCCGCCGCGCCGGTGGGCGCGCCCCGCTTCGCCCCGGAGGTCGGCGCCTGGGCGCTGCCGCTGCCGACCATCGACCCGCAGATCGTGCTGCGGTCGGCGAGGGCGCTGCCGCGCTACGGGCCGGACTTCCGCTACCGGCACTACGCGGCCGTACGGCGGCTGCCCGTCGCCGTGGGCGGGGTCGCGGCGGTCGGCACGCTCGCCGCGGCGGCCCAGTTTCCCCCGGCCCGGCGCTGGCTGTCCGACCGGCTCAGGCCCGGGGAGGGACCCAGCGCGCAGAAGCGGGCGCGAAGCTGGTTCTCGGTGCGGTTCGTCGGCGAGGGCGGCGGCCGGCGGGTGTACACCGAGGTGGCGGGCGGCGACCCCGGCTACGACGAGACGGCGAAGATGTTCGCCGAGGCGGCGCTGGCGCTGGCCTGCGACGACCTCCCGCCCACCGCCGGGCAGGTGACGACGGCGGTGGCGATGGGCGAGGCACTGACCGGGCGGTTGACCCGGGCGGGTGTCCGCTTCCGCGTCGCGGCCCGCCGCTGA
- a CDS encoding SsgA family sporulation/cell division regulator has product MSTVIEQPVEARLVAAAPRMQNIPATLSYDRQDPFAVRMTFPAPATLEGVEVCWTFARDLLSAGLRDAEGHGDVRVRPYGYGRTVLEFHAPEGTAVVHVHTEEILGFLRATSELVPVGTECRQLDLDHELAELMRDAC; this is encoded by the coding sequence TTGTCCACCGTCATAGAGCAGCCCGTAGAGGCACGTCTGGTCGCCGCCGCGCCCCGGATGCAGAACATCCCCGCCACCTTGTCCTACGACCGGCAGGACCCCTTCGCGGTCCGCATGACCTTCCCGGCTCCGGCCACCCTGGAGGGCGTCGAGGTCTGCTGGACCTTCGCCCGCGACCTGCTCTCCGCCGGCCTGCGCGACGCCGAGGGCCACGGCGACGTCCGGGTGCGGCCCTACGGGTACGGCCGCACGGTGCTGGAGTTCCACGCACCCGAGGGCACCGCCGTCGTGCACGTCCACACGGAGGAGATCCTCGGCTTCCTGCGGGCCACGAGCGAACTGGTGCCCGTCGGCACGGAGTGCCGGCAGCTCGACCTCGACCACGAACTGGCGGAGCTGATGCGGGACGCCTGTTAA